The following is a genomic window from Dehalogenimonas sp. 4OHTPN.
CGCCGACCCGCGGGTGGTGCCCGAAGCGCGGCGCTTGAAGGAGATCTCCTACGAGGAGATGCTGGAGCTGGCGACCTACGGCGCCAAGATCATGCATCCCCGCGCCGTCGAACTGGGCCAGCTTTATAACATACCGATTCTGGTCGCTTCCAGCTTTAACGACAATCCCGGCACGCTGATTCACGGAGGAAAAATGGAAATCCGCAATAAAGTGAGCGGCATCGCTCACGACCTTGACGTGGCCAAGATCACCCTGGTGGGCATCCCTGACAAGCCAGGCATCGCCGCTTCGCTGTTCGAACCGCTGGCCAAGGCTGGCGTGTCGGTGGACACCATCGTCCAGAACGCCTCGGTGGCCCGCATCACCGACATTACCTTCACCCTGGCCGAATCCGACCTGAAAAAAGCCATGGACGTGGTCAAGCCGATCGCCGAAAAGCTGGGGGCGACCAGCATCGCCGCCGACGCCAACATCGGCAAGATCTCCATCGTCGGCACCGGCATCCAGAACACGCCGGGCTACGCCGCCAAGATGTTCCGGGCACTTTATGACGCCGGCATCAACATCGACCTCATCTCCACTTCCGAGATCCGCATCACTGTTATCATCGAAGAAGGCAAGGTCAAAGAGGCGGTCAAGGCGCTCCACAAGGCCTTCGAGCTGGAAACGGAAGAGTAGCCGGCACTGTTGGTTCTCTCTTCACGGGTTGAAATGTCCTGTCCGCCGCCACGGCGGATGATTTCCTATTTTCTGTAGTCTGGTTTATACTGGGAAAATTATGGACTGGGGCAACTTTTTCGAATCTGTTACCAGTTGGATTGGGGCTCACGGGCTGCGAATCCTGCTGATCATCAGCTTGAGCTTCCTGTTCTACCGCCTGATCAAAATGGCCCTCGACCGCGGTCTGGTGCGCTATGTCGAATTCCGGGAACACCATCACGCCGGAACCCGCGAAGACCGTATCAAACGGGCCAAGACCCTCGCCAGCGTCCTCACCGGCTCCGTCGGTGTCTTCATGTTCGGCCTGACGGTGTTTATGCTTCTGGCCGAGCTGGGTATCGATATCGCTCCGCTTTTGGCTTCAGCCGGCGTCCTGGGCATCGCTATCGGCTTCGGCGCTCAGAGCATCATCAAGGATACACTGAACGGTCTGTTCATCCTGCTCGAAGGCCAATTCAACACCGGCGATGTGGTCAAGGTAGCCGGGGTGTCGGGCAACGTGGAAGACCTGAATTTGAGACGCACCGTCCTGCGGGACCTGGACGGCATCGTCCATATTATCCCCAACGGCCAGATCACCACCGTATCCAACTACACCCACGAATGGGCGCGGGTGAATTTAAACGTGCCGGTAGCCTATTCGACCGATCTCGACCAGGCCGCGGCGGTCATCAACCGGGTGGGACGGGAACTGGCAGCCGACCCCGAATTTTCCCCGATGATCATTTCAGCGCCGCAGGTCCTCCGGGTCGATAATTTTGCCGACTCCGCCATTGAAATCAAAGTGCTGGGCGACGTCCACCCGATGAAGCAGTGGCCGGTCACCGGCGAGCTGCGCCGCCGCCTGAAGAAGGCTTTCGACGAAGCCGGCATCGAGATCCCATTCCCGCACACCAAGCTTTTTTTTGACGACAACCAGCTTGATAAATACGCCCGGCTGTCGTTCCGGTCGGATGCCGGACGGCGCTCCGCCGAAGGTGGGATTAAACCCATTCCGCCAGCCAGGGACAATCTACCGCCGGACACGGAACCCTGAGCCCAGCCGGTTGAACCGCCGCACCCGGTGTGCTTAAATGGCGGCGCTGTCCCCGGTGAGAATTTCAGTAAAGGAAGTTTCATGGCTTTATGCATTGGCATTATCGGCCTGCCCATGAGCGGCCGCACCACCGTTTTTGAGGCCGCCGCCGGCGGCCTCAAAGCCGCGGCGCCAAAGCCTGAGGCGGTCCACATCGGCATCGCCAAAGTGCCTGACGAGCGCATCGACCGGCTGTCCGAAATGTTCAAACCGCAGAAGACGACCTACGCCGAGGTGAAATACCTCGACCTGGGGGCCTCGGTCAAGAATATTTCCGGCGAGGCGCTGCGCGAGCTTTCGGCGATGGACGAACTGGTCAGCGTCGTCCGCGCCTTCAAAGACGACGCGGTGCCCCACCCTCAGGAGACCGTTGACGCCGAACGGGACATCGAGGCGATGAACCTGGAGCTGACTTTTTCCGACCTGGCCATCATCGAGCGGCGGCTGGGTAAAATCGAGCAGTCAATGAAAGCCGCCAAAGCGACCGACCGCCCCAAGATTTTAGCCGAACAGGAACTGCTGCTCCGCCTCAAGGCCGAGCTGGAGAAAGATATACCGCTCCGCGACGTGGAGCTGTCCGCCGAGGAGGAGAAAAGCCTCTCCGGCTACCAGTTCCTGTCAGCCAAGCCGCTCCTCACCGTGGTCAACATCGGCGAGGAAGACCTGCCGAGCGCCGCAAGGATCGAGGACGAATTCTCGAAACGGTTCGCCGGCCGGAAACGCAAGCTGATCGCCCTGTGCGGCAAGCTGGAAGCCGAGCTGGCCGGTATGGACGAGGCCTCCGCCGCCGAGTTCCGGGCCGATTACGGACTCAAGGAGACCGGCCTGGCGCGCACCATCCGCGCCTCCTACGCCCTGCTCGACCTGATCTCATTCTTCACCGTCGGCCCCGATGAGGTCAGGGCCTGGAGCATCACCGCCGGCATGAACGCCCAGACCGCGGCGGGCAAGATCCACTCCGATATCGAGCGCGGCTTCATCCGCGCCGAGGTCGTCCACTACGACGACCTTATCCGCACCGGGACGATGGCGGAGGCCAAGAAAGCCGGAGTGCTGCGGCTGGAGGGCAAGACCTACACCGTCAAAGACGGCGACATCGCCCACTTCCTGTTCAACGTCTGAGACATGAACGGGACGCCTGAACTCCTGTACGAGGACACGCCGCCTTCGGCCGCCGGGCTGGTGGCTGCGGTCGTCGCCTTCCTGATAATAGGTGACCTGCTGCTCGGGTTTTTTATCCCGGAAATCCTGGGCATCATGGCGGTTACCGCCGTTTTTGAAGCAGCGCTGTTCTATTTCATCGTTCCCCGCAAATACCAGGTCATGAGCGACCGCCTGCGCATCAGATTGGGCGGCCCTATCAAGATGGACATGCCCTTTTCGACGATCAAAGAGGCGCGCCCCGGCAAAGGCACCGAAGCCTGGGTCTACTGGGGCTTGCGGCTGGCCACTTCCAGCCGGGGCGTCGTCGAGATTATCCGCCGCGGCGGCGGGCTGGACGCCGTCATCTCGCCCCGCGACCGGGAGACCTTCCTGGAGCAGCTCAACCTGGCGATGGCGGCCGCCGGCGGCGGACTGAAGACAACCACCATCCGCCTGAACTGACCGGGCAGCGAACTTGACGCCGCCGCCGCCCCGGGTATAGCCTAAGCCGATTTTATACCTGCGGGGGCGAGCTATGAACACACCATTGCGGCGCTTCGGATTGATCGCGGCATCCCTGGCCGTTGCCGGGCTGTCAGCCTGCGCCGATCCGGAAATGGTCGAAATTTATACTCCCACCGCCCAACCGCCATTATTCGCCAACGTCGCCATCGAGGGTTCCGTCGCCCTGCCCGGCGTCTATCCCCTGAAAGCAGGCGACACCATCGAAGACCTGCTCCAGGCGGCGGGCGGCGCGAGCGGCGGCGCGGTGATCACCCTCGTCGTCAGCGGTTCGTCGGCGGCGCCCCAGAAGGTAAATCTCAACACCGCCGAGCCATGGCTGCTCACCGCCCTGCCGGGTGTCGGCGATTCAAAAGCCGCCGCCATCGTCGCTTACCGGGCCGAGCACGGCCTGTTCGTCAACATTATGGAACTGGTCAAGGTGCCGGGTTTCGGCCAGGCGACCTTCGATTCGCTGAAAGACCTGATCACGGTGTCGGAGTAAGGTGTGGTTCTAATCATCCTGTCGCTGGCGTGGGTTATCGGCATCTGGCTGGGATCCCGGATCGAACCCTCGCCGGCGTGGTTTCTGGCCGCCGCTCTGCCACTGGTTCTGGCGGGAGCGCAGCGGCGGCGAGGCCGGGCGGCGCTGGCCTGCCTTGCGGTCATCCTGTTAACCGGCGGCGCCTTCTGCTACCAGGCGGTCAGCCTCGAGGTGGACGGGAACCACGTCAGCCGCTATATCGACGGCAAGGCATATACCATCGAAGGCACCGTCAGCCGCGATCCCGAAGAGAAAGAAAAATCCCAGGCGCTGCGGCTGGACGGCATCGCCATCGGGACGGACGGTGGCCGAATCCTGCTTGCCGGCGCGGTGATGGTCTACCTCCCGCCGTTCCCGGAATATCATTACGGCGACCGCGTTTCGGTGACCGGCAGGCTGCTGGAACCGCCGGTCTTCGACGCCTTCGACTGGCGCGCTTACCTGGCCCGCGACGAGGTATTTGCCACCGTCCTGTACCCCGAAGTTGTCTCTGTCGAGCCTGGACACGGCCACCCGGCGCTTTCGCTGATCTATGACTGGCGGCACAAACTGGCAGCGGGCATCGCCGCCACTATACCGGAACCCCACGCTTCGCTGGCGCAAGGCCTGGCCCTGGGCATCCGCTCAGGTATCGGTGAAGATATCGAACGGGCTTTCTCGGTGTCGGGCACGGCCCATCTGCTGGCCGTTTCGGGCCAGAACCTGGCCATCATCGCCGGGGTGGTGCTTCTGGCTACCCGGGGCATTCTCGGCCGGCGGGGCTACTGGTATGTTTGGCTGTCAATGGCGGCGGTGTGGGCCTTTGCCGTCCTCACCGGCCTGGCGCCGCCGGTGGTGCGCGCCGCCGTCATGGCCTCGATCTTCCTCCTGGCCGAGCTTCTGGGGCGCCAGAAATCGGCGGCGCCGGCACTCTGCCTGGCGGCGGCGCTGATGACTGCCGCCAACCCGCAGCTGCTGTGGTCGGCGTCATTCCAGATGAGCTTCGGGGCCATGGCCGGCCTGATTTTCCTGCTGCCGCCGTTCTCGGCGCTGGCCCGGCGCCTGGCTGACCGATTCCCCGGCCGGAAATCGAACCTTTACGGCATCGTCCATGTTACCGCGCAGGGCCTGGCGGTTTCCGCCGCCGCCATGGCGGGCGTCCTGCCGCTGTCCGCCTATTATTTCGGCCTGGTGGCCCTGGCCGGCGGGGCGGCTACCCTGGCCGCCGCCCCGGCGCTGCCGCTGATCATCTTCTCCTCCCTGCTGGCCGGGGGCGCCGCCGTGATTCACCCGGCCGCCGCCGTGCCCTTCGCCGCGGCGGTGTGGCTGGCGCTGAGCTATTTAGTGGGAGTGGTGGAACTGTTCGCCCGCGTCCCGGCGCTGGAGACCGGGCCTATAAGCGGGGCGGTCATAGCCGGCTGGTATCTGGCTTTAGGCGCCGCCGCACTGGCGCTGGCGCGGTGGCTGCGGCGGCAGGATGAGCCGGAGCCGGGGTCTCCAGTCAGCTTCGGCCGGCTGGCGCGCTTCGGCGTGCCCGCGTTGATTATCATCGGCGCGCTCGGCTCGACGCTGCCCTGGCATAACGGAGAAGACCGCCTGGAAGTCAGTTTCCTGGATGTCGGCCAGGGCGACGCCATCTACATCCGCACCCCAGCCGGGCAGGACATTCTGGTAGACGGCGGCCCCTCGCCGCAGCGGCTAGTCCAGGAGCTGGGCAAAAGAATGCCGTTCTGGAACCGGACGATCGAGCTGGTAATATCGACCCACGCCGACGCCGACCACCTGACCGGGCTGCTCGAAGTCCTGGGACGTTACAAGGTAGGGAAAATAGTCCAAACCAGTTTTGGCGGGGACACCGACCTTTCCCGGGAATGGCAGAGCCTGGTGGAGCGGAAGAACGTCCCGACGACCACAGCGGCGGCCGGCGACCGCATCCGGCTGGCGGGCGGCCTGGAAATAGCGGTGTTGAACCCCTTTGACCAAGCCGCTGCGGACTCCAACGAGGCTTCATTGGCGCTCAGCCTGAAATACGGCGATATTTCATTCCTGCTGGCCGCCGATATACCCTCGGCGACGGAACTCGAGCTGATCTGCCGCCGCCTGCTGCCCGATATCACGGTGCTCAAAGCGGCGCACCACGGCTCAGGCGGTTCGACCAGCGCGGCGTTCCTGGCGGTCACCCGCCCGGAAGCGGCGGTCATTCAGGTTGGCCGCAACAGCTACGGACACCCCGCCGGCGAAGTCCTGGCGGCACTCGAGGCGCAGTGCATCGAGGGCGGCGTACTGCGTACCGACGAAGACGGCACCGTCACCTTTCTGACCGACGGCCGCACCCTGTGGCTCCGGGAATAGCGGTAAAACCCTAGCGGGCGGCGGGCTGGCGTACCGTGATGGCGCCGGTGGGGCACTGGAACTCGCAGCCGCCCAAAAGATCGCACTTACTCTGGTCAGTGACCCGGCAGACGCCGGTCTCCGCGTCGATATCCAGTATCTGGCGGGGGCACATGGCCACGCAGACGCCGCAGCCGGTGCACAGGTCCGTGTCTATCTTAACTCTATCTTCCATCTCTTTCCCTTCAGTTCCTGATTTTGAGCAGATCAATGCCGCCGCCCAGGGCGGCGGCGCGGTTCTCGACGGTCAAATTTAATCCATGAACCAGTTTCAGCAGCCCGCCGCCGGCCTGGTAGTCCTTGAAGTTGGCGTAATGCTCGCCGCCCACCAGGCTCTCAATGAAGCTGAAAAACCGGCGCGCCGGTACGCCGAAATCAGCCAGGACGATGATGCCGCCGGGCTTGACCACCCGCCTCATTTCGGAGACGACTTTCAGGCGCGTGTCGAATGGTTTTTCATGCAGCGCCAGCGAGATGGCGGCGACATCGAACAAGGAGGCGCCGAAAGGTAAAGCCGCGGCATCGGCCAGTTGAAAGCGGAGGTTATCCCGGCCGAAGCGCCGCCGACGGGCTTCGGCGACGGCGATCATCGCCGGATCCAGGTCAACGCCGTCCACCTCGGCGCCCAGCCGTGCCAGGTGCACCGCCTGGTCGCCCGTGCCGCAGCAGACATCCAGCACCCCCTGCCCCGGCCGTATCTCGGCAAGCTCCGGCAGGGCGTGCCGCAGGCCACGGAGCGCCCGGTCAATGACCGCAGCGTAAAACGATGACATCACAGAGTCCTTTTACCGTCGTCAAGGTTACGAATCATATTTCCGATAATTGTATCATCAATCACTCATCTTACCAACTTTTACGAAGGAACCGTTCGAGCCGGCTAACAAAAGGCAAGGTGCGCCGTTATATTATTCAAAATCCAAAAAGGAGGTGAATCATGCGACGCATTTTCAATGCCTGGGACCGGGTATTCTATGAAATATGGCCGCTGCTGGCGCCCAGGCCGCGCTACGCCGTGGTCCGCCTCCGCAGCAGCCGAAGATGATCAATCGAATAGCGCGCCCGCTTCAACGAAAATAAAAAACCCGGATGGTCAACGCCACCCGGGTTTTTGTTTATCGCAGGGGCAAGTATTTCAGGTATTGGCCCCGGCGGCGATGCCCCGCGGCTGGCGGCCGGCCGTAGGCTCTGAATCGGCTTTCGTCGGGCGGAGGGCAGAGATACAGGCCGCAGGCGGCGCAGGCTCGAAGGGCTGGGAGGGGAGAGGCATTATTGCCGAGGCGCTCCCCCGCCTCACCTCGCCAATCACCGCCG
Proteins encoded in this region:
- a CDS encoding 4Fe-4S binding protein; translation: MEDRVKIDTDLCTGCGVCVAMCPRQILDIDAETGVCRVTDQSKCDLLGGCEFQCPTGAITVRQPAAR
- a CDS encoding mechanosensitive ion channel family protein, whose protein sequence is MDWGNFFESVTSWIGAHGLRILLIISLSFLFYRLIKMALDRGLVRYVEFREHHHAGTREDRIKRAKTLASVLTGSVGVFMFGLTVFMLLAELGIDIAPLLASAGVLGIAIGFGAQSIIKDTLNGLFILLEGQFNTGDVVKVAGVSGNVEDLNLRRTVLRDLDGIVHIIPNGQITTVSNYTHEWARVNLNVPVAYSTDLDQAAAVINRVGRELAADPEFSPMIISAPQVLRVDNFADSAIEIKVLGDVHPMKQWPVTGELRRRLKKAFDEAGIEIPFPHTKLFFDDNQLDKYARLSFRSDAGRRSAEGGIKPIPPARDNLPPDTEP
- a CDS encoding DNA internalization-related competence protein ComEC/Rec2, with translation MVLIILSLAWVIGIWLGSRIEPSPAWFLAAALPLVLAGAQRRRGRAALACLAVILLTGGAFCYQAVSLEVDGNHVSRYIDGKAYTIEGTVSRDPEEKEKSQALRLDGIAIGTDGGRILLAGAVMVYLPPFPEYHYGDRVSVTGRLLEPPVFDAFDWRAYLARDEVFATVLYPEVVSVEPGHGHPALSLIYDWRHKLAAGIAATIPEPHASLAQGLALGIRSGIGEDIERAFSVSGTAHLLAVSGQNLAIIAGVVLLATRGILGRRGYWYVWLSMAAVWAFAVLTGLAPPVVRAAVMASIFLLAELLGRQKSAAPALCLAAALMTAANPQLLWSASFQMSFGAMAGLIFLLPPFSALARRLADRFPGRKSNLYGIVHVTAQGLAVSAAAMAGVLPLSAYYFGLVALAGGAATLAAAPALPLIIFSSLLAGGAAVIHPAAAVPFAAAVWLALSYLVGVVELFARVPALETGPISGAVIAGWYLALGAAALALARWLRRQDEPEPGSPVSFGRLARFGVPALIIIGALGSTLPWHNGEDRLEVSFLDVGQGDAIYIRTPAGQDILVDGGPSPQRLVQELGKRMPFWNRTIELVISTHADADHLTGLLEVLGRYKVGKIVQTSFGGDTDLSREWQSLVERKNVPTTTAAAGDRIRLAGGLEIAVLNPFDQAAADSNEASLALSLKYGDISFLLAADIPSATELELICRRLLPDITVLKAAHHGSGGSTSAAFLAVTRPEAAVIQVGRNSYGHPAGEVLAALEAQCIEGGVLRTDEDGTVTFLTDGRTLWLRE
- a CDS encoding DUF933 domain-containing protein — protein: MALCIGIIGLPMSGRTTVFEAAAGGLKAAAPKPEAVHIGIAKVPDERIDRLSEMFKPQKTTYAEVKYLDLGASVKNISGEALRELSAMDELVSVVRAFKDDAVPHPQETVDAERDIEAMNLELTFSDLAIIERRLGKIEQSMKAAKATDRPKILAEQELLLRLKAELEKDIPLRDVELSAEEEKSLSGYQFLSAKPLLTVVNIGEEDLPSAARIEDEFSKRFAGRKRKLIALCGKLEAELAGMDEASAAEFRADYGLKETGLARTIRASYALLDLISFFTVGPDEVRAWSITAGMNAQTAAGKIHSDIERGFIRAEVVHYDDLIRTGTMAEAKKAGVLRLEGKTYTVKDGDIAHFLFNV
- a CDS encoding PH domain-containing protein, giving the protein MNGTPELLYEDTPPSAAGLVAAVVAFLIIGDLLLGFFIPEILGIMAVTAVFEAALFYFIVPRKYQVMSDRLRIRLGGPIKMDMPFSTIKEARPGKGTEAWVYWGLRLATSSRGVVEIIRRGGGLDAVISPRDRETFLEQLNLAMAAAGGGLKTTTIRLN
- a CDS encoding helix-hairpin-helix domain-containing protein; its protein translation is MNTPLRRFGLIAASLAVAGLSACADPEMVEIYTPTAQPPLFANVAIEGSVALPGVYPLKAGDTIEDLLQAAGGASGGAVITLVVSGSSAAPQKVNLNTAEPWLLTALPGVGDSKAAAIVAYRAEHGLFVNIMELVKVPGFGQATFDSLKDLITVSE
- a CDS encoding methyltransferase domain-containing protein, with product MSSFYAAVIDRALRGLRHALPELAEIRPGQGVLDVCCGTGDQAVHLARLGAEVDGVDLDPAMIAVAEARRRRFGRDNLRFQLADAAALPFGASLFDVAAISLALHEKPFDTRLKVVSEMRRVVKPGGIIVLADFGVPARRFFSFIESLVGGEHYANFKDYQAGGGLLKLVHGLNLTVENRAAALGGGIDLLKIRN
- a CDS encoding aspartate kinase; the protein is MAIIVQKYGGTSVANAERIRAVARRIIATKEKSNQVVVVVSAMGDATDDLIELARELSEHPDPRELDVLMSTGEIVSSTLLAMALKQMGHEAISLSGAQAGIKTDASHSRARITGIEPERIHRELHKGRIVIVAGFQGITDSMEVTTLGRGGSDTSAVALAAILGAQICERFTDVDGVYTADPRVVPEARRLKEISYEEMLELATYGAKIMHPRAVELGQLYNIPILVASSFNDNPGTLIHGGKMEIRNKVSGIAHDLDVAKITLVGIPDKPGIAASLFEPLAKAGVSVDTIVQNASVARITDITFTLAESDLKKAMDVVKPIAEKLGATSIAADANIGKISIVGTGIQNTPGYAAKMFRALYDAGINIDLISTSEIRITVIIEEGKVKEAVKALHKAFELETEE